Proteins co-encoded in one Osmerus mordax isolate fOsmMor3 chromosome 11, fOsmMor3.pri, whole genome shotgun sequence genomic window:
- the mrps23 gene encoding 28S ribosomal protein S23, mitochondrial has product MAGSRLEKFGTVFTRVRDLMRAGVVKQSDKPIWYDVYKAFPPKREPLYVKPVAKIYGKKVVVVPDIFYREDEIRAKFYEMYGTGPRAFDLSKANFISPCQRFVQKYTELESRGELKESELYEATGKALLAEGLVLRRRGGSSVALETRDPVLGMKLTDMLAEQQIETPGEVPDEQTPTHPIQQ; this is encoded by the exons ATGGCTGGAAGTCGACTTGAGAAGTTTGGGACCGTTTTCACCCG AGTTAGAGATCTGATGCGCGCTGGAGTCGTCAAGCAGTCGGACAAGCCGATATGGTACGACGTGTACAAGGCCTTTCCTCCCAAGAGAGAACCCCTCTATGTGAAACCAGTGGCAAAGATATATGGGAAGAAAGTGGTGGTCGTTCCAGACATCTTCTACAGAGAGGATGAAATACGAGC GAAATTCTACGAGATGTATGGGACCGGGCCCAGAGCTTTTGATCTCTCCAAAGCCAACTTTATTTCACCATGCCAAAG ATTTGTACAGAAATACACTGAGCTGGAGAGCCGTGGAGAGCTTAAGGAGTCAGAGCTGTATGAGGCAACTGGGAAAGCACTTCTTGCAGAGGGACTTGTGTTGAGGAGAAGGGGTGGTTCCTCG GTGGCACTAGAGACCAGGGATCCTGTGCTTGGTATGAAGCTGACAGACATGCTGGCAGAACAGCAGATAGAAACACCTGGTGAGGTGCCTGATGAACAGACACCCACTCACCCCATTCAACAGTGA